A single genomic interval of Salmo trutta chromosome 13, fSalTru1.1, whole genome shotgun sequence harbors:
- the LOC115205239 gene encoding ubiquitin-like protein 3 — protein MTTARDLDMVNLRLILVSGKTQDFIFSPNDSAMDIAKHVFDNWPLGWEEEQVGSASILRLIFQGRFLHGSVTLGALKLPPGRTTVMHLVARETLPEPNSHGQRNREKITESNCCLLL, from the exons ATGACAACTGCAAGGGATCTCGATATG GTGAATCTGCGTCTTATCCTGGTCAGTGGGAAGACACAAGACTTCATCTTCTCCCCCAACGACTCGGCCATGGACATCGCCAAGCACGTCTTTGATAACTGGCCTTTGG gatgggaggaggagcaggtggGCAGCGCCAGCATCCTGCGCCTCATCTTCCAGGGACGCTTCCTGCATGGCAGTGTCACACTGGGAG CTTTAAAGCTGCCCCCTGGCCGAACAACTGTCATGCACTTGGTTGCCAGAGAGACCCTGCCAGAACCTAACTCCCATG GTCAGCGTAACCGGGAGAAGATCACAGAGAGCAACTGCTGTCTGCTCTTgtaa
- the LOC115205220 gene encoding cationic amino acid transporter 3-like yields MAEKLASFGKMLLRRRALDCNQEESHFARCLSTLDLIALGVGSTLGAGVYLLAGEVAREKAGPAIVLCFLIAALSSVLAGLCYAEFGARVPKTGSAYMYSYVTVGEIWAFITGWNLILSYVIGTASVARAWSSTFDNLVEQKISDFFRASMSIKVPGKILAEYPDLFALILILLLTGLLAFGVSESALVNKIFTGVNLVVLGFVIISGLVKGDRANWNLTVEHFVNTSNITDTEIIKEKFGNGGFAPFGFSGVLSGAATCFYAFVGFDCIATTSEEAKNPMRSIPIGIVASLLICFFAYFGVSAALTLMMPYYLLNKESPLPEAFKYVHWDPARYIVAVGSLCALSTSLLGSMFPMPRVIYAMAEDGLLFRFLSKMNIKTKTPLLATIVSGIVAALMAFLFDLAALVDLMSIGTLLAYTLVAVCVLILRYQPGTLGVSGASEKLVELVGLQRAAMAEGDSGDEFGREGETRPLRERFILKMLLVPSCDVPTKTSGLIVYITTAVISVVFTLLCIVLSVCGAEVVSGHPVWVTICAILAFLSFLCVVIIWRQPPSRQSLTFKVPLLPVLPLVSIFVNIYLMMQLDGPTWCRFAVWMTIGFIIYFGYGIKNSSEATPNRSKFEPVLRSKSPNYLAEDDSEVEGMMP; encoded by the exons ATGGCTGAGAAGCTAGCTTCCTTTGGTAAGATGCTGCTCAGGCGGCGAGCGCTGGACTGTAACCAGGAAGAGAGCCACTTCGCCCGCTGCCTGAGCACACTGGACCTGATAGCACTGGGGGTGGGCTCCACTCTGGGGGCCGGTGTCTATTTGCTGGCTGGAGAGGTGGCCAGGGAGAAGGCCGGCCCAGCCATCGTGCTCTGCTTCCTCATCGCAGCGCTCTCCTCCGTCCTTGCTGGTCTGTGTTATGCTGAGTTTGGTGCCCGTGTGCCAAAGACTGGTTCAGCCTACATGTACAGCTATGTGACAGTGGGGGAGATCTGGGCCTTCATCACTGGTTGGAACCTCATCCTCTCCTATGTCATAG GCACAGCCAGTGTTGCTCGGGCCTGGAGCTCCACCTTTGACAACCTGGTTGAACAGAAGATCTCAGACTTCTTCAGAGCCTCCATGTCCATCAAGGTCCCTGGGAAGATTCTGGCTGAATACCCAGACCTCTTCGCCCTCATCCTGATCTTGCTGCTCACTG GCCTGCTGGCGTTTGGCGTGAGTGAGTCAGCCCTGGTGAACAAGATCTTCACGGGGGTCAACCTGGTGGTGCTGGGCTTCGTCATCATCTCAGGACTGGTGAAGGGAGACCGTGCTAACTGGAACCTCACTGTCGAACACTTTGTCAACACATCCAACATCACTGATACAGA GATCATTAAAGAGAAGTTTGGCAACGGGGGTTTTGCTCCATTCGGCTTCAGTGGAGTCCTTTCTGGTGCAGCAACTTGCTTCTACGCCTTTGTGGGTTTCGACTGCATCGCAACCACAA GTGAAGAGGCCAAGAACCCCATGCGTTCCATCCCCATCGGTATCGTGGCTTCTCTGCTCATCTGTTTCTTTGCCTACTTCGGGGTGTCTGCGGCCCTCACTCTCATGATGCCCTACTACCTGCTGAACAAAGAAAGCCCGCTGCCAGAGGCCTTCAAGTATGTGCACTGGGACCCTGCCCGCTACATTGTGGCTGTGGGCTCCCTCTGTGCACTCTCCACCAG TTTACTGGGCTCAATGTTCCCCATGCCCCGTGTAATCTATGCCATGGCTGAGGACGGCCTGCTCTTCCGTTTCCTCTCAAAGATGAACATCAAAACCAAGACCCCCCTGTTAGCCACCATCGTGTCGGGTATTGTAGCAG CCCTGATGGCATTCCTGTTTGATCTGGCAGCCCTGGTGGACCTGATGTCGATAGGAACTCTCCTGGCATACACACTAGTGGCTGTGTGCGTGCTTATCCTCAG GTACCAACCGGGCACCCTGGGTGTCAGTGGTGCCAGTGAGAAGCTGGTGGAGCTGGTGGGTCTGCAGAGGGCAGCCATGGCAGAGGGGGACAGTGGGGATGAGTTTGGCCGGGAGGGGGAGACCAGGCCCCTCAGGGAGCGGTTCATCCTCAAGATGCTGCTGGTGCCCAGCTGTGACGTCCCAACCAAGACCTCCGGGCTCATCGTTTACATCACTACCGCTGTCATCT CTGTGGTGTTCACCCTGCTGTGCATagtgctgtctgtgtgtggggcaGAGGTGGTGAGTGGCCACCCAGTGTGGGTCACCATATGTGCGATACTggccttcctctccttcctgtgTGTGGTCATCATCTGGAGACAGCCCCCGAGCAGACAGTCACTCACCTTTAAG GTACCCCTACTCCCAGTGTTGCCATTGGTCAGTATCTTTGTCAACATTTACCTCATGATGCAGCTGGATGGGCCAACGTGGTGTCGCTTTGCAGTGTGGATGACTATTG GTTTTATCATCTACTTTGGTTACGGGATTAAGAACAGCTCAGAGGCCACACCCAACCGCAGTAAATTTGAGCCAGTCCTCCGATCAAAGAGCCCCAACTACCTGGCAGAGGATGACAGTGAGGTGGAAGGAATGATGCCTTAG